Sequence from the Nasonia vitripennis strain AsymCx chromosome 5, Nvit_psr_1.1, whole genome shotgun sequence genome:
GTGTTCTTTCTTTCAGCAATTAATTAGGCATCGAATGATTTGTCTAGTCTCGTTACACTACCCACCTGCAATGCTCTGGGTGATGTGGACGCGCGTCtttcactcactctctctctctctctctctctctctcccttgcaATATACAACAGTAGTGTATAGCTTCGAATGCGCGCTACAAGGCTAACATAACCTCAATCAACTTCCGACCGGCGGGCGCGCGTTCGGCAGGCAGACTACCACTGGACTAGCCTAACCCGGACGGACACAAGTACATCGCGCGCCTAATTTTCTCTCAGAAAATTCATTCCTTTGATTCGTATGTTATGCATGTGGTGGCGCTTCTCTACGCTAGTTATACAGGCAGACGAAGTGGTTTCAGTTCTTGACTCTTCTCCAATTGCGATGACTTAATGAGAGTATAAACAGTGGCATTTGCCGAGCGTATAAACCGATTTTCAAGTAATGACTGCATAGGCTGCTATTTTTTCGGACGGTGTTAAGAGGAAGAGATCAGAGTCTAAGGATTCTGGGAAATCGAAAGGGATGTAAAGGCTTTGATAGAAAAcaagttaaaaattattttttaaaaataacgaattgCAATACCCATACGTTGAGAAATATttggtggccctgaaaaggacTGATTAGCAAAAACCAATTCAGTCTAACCGCCAAATCCGTAAATCGTCCGTCCCTGTCGTTTCAAGGCGTAAACGACATCCATTGCAGTAACTGTCTTGCGCTTAGCGTGCTCGGTATAGGTCACGGCATCACGGACGACCTTCAGAACGCCAAGTCTCTTCATAGAGAAGTCCAGGGATGCGTTTGACTCCACCATGTCGGGCCAGACGACGAATGGCAGGCTTTGATATTGTCTCGAAGAACTTTGCGAAGACCTTTGCCACCTTTGCCACGTCCAGTCATCATTATGAACAATCCAAGTAAGGCTACGAGGTACGATACGCTCAGTGGTTGAACGCTGAATGAATTCTGGACTCGAAAACGCTCTTTTATCCACAAGATTTCTTCTCCCCCTTCGCGAGCTGAGAAAATGTTTCCCCCACTACTTCTCTCGAACTATTCGCATGTTTCCAACCGCCCCCCACcattgaaatttaaaccaatgACGCCGGACCCTGCTCTCACTGAAAACGTATAAAACAAGCGACAGGCGGTGAAAAGAAACATTCGTACGTCGAACGTGGAACGGTTAACATCTCTGAATCTTTTGCCATGGCTCGTACTAAGCAGACGGCTCGCAAGTCCACTGGTGGCAAGGCGCCCAGAAAGCAACTCGCTACGAAAGCGGCTCGTAAGAGTGCACCGGCTACAGGAGGTGTCAAGAAGCCTCATCGTTTCCGACCCGGCACCGTCGCTCTTCGTGAAATTCGTCGCTACCAGAAGAGTACAGAACTTCTCTTGCGCAAAATGCCGTTTCAGCGACTCGTCCGCGAGATAGCCCAGGACTTCAAAACGGATCTGCGTTTTCAGAGTTCATCCGTGATGGCTCTTCAGGAAGCCTGCGAAGCCTATCTCGTTGGCCTCTTCGAAGATACTAATCTTTGCGCCATCCACTCTAAGCGTGTAACCATCATGCCCAAAGACATGCAGCTGGCTCGGCGTATACGAGGAGAGCGAGCTTAGATAGAATCCTATCCATTCCCGAAAAAtgatcggcccttttcagggccatcACATATTTGTGACGTTGAACACTAATTTGCTTATTAacgattcattttttctaaCGTCTGCCATCATTAACAACTTCATGGCATAAACTAATTCTTACATATACACAAAACATACATTCCTTAGTCAGCTGATTTTATACATTTGTAAAACACTACAACCAAATTGATGCTCCAATGTATTTTATTCCAATTATGTTGTTCTATTACTTATTCATCACCTCATTTAATCTACATGAATGCGTCGAAACCAATTGTTAAACCAGAAGTTTCAACAAAGCACTGCATTGATGGCGGTCATTGTCGTATATACATCTTTTTTGTACAAATCAtggcattttattatttcaagcTTAGAaggcaaaagaaaagaaaattgacttggaactaaaattaataaaatttattcagaaACTGAAGAATTACTATTGTAAGGCTGCGGACGAAGATTGAATATTCGTTCATACGTTCATAAGATTTGGTGGCCCTaaaaagggccgattgtttTCAATGGAATGTAATCTACTTAGAGCTGGTGTATTTAGTTACTGCTTTGGTACCCTCGCTCACAGCATGTTTAGCGATTTCGCCAGGAAGTAGCAGACGAACAGCGGTTTGAATTTCCCGA
This genomic interval carries:
- the LOC100119399 gene encoding histone H3.1-like, translating into MARTKQTARKSTGGKAPRKQLATKAARKSAPATGGVKKPHRFRPGTVALREIRRYQKSTELLLRKMPFQRLVREIAQDFKTDLRFQSSSVMALQEACEAYLVGLFEDTNLCAIHSKRVTIMPKDMQLARRIRGERA